The DNA window CGGCGTCCTCGAGACCCTCCTCACCCGGCATTTCCAGCCCTTCGAGCTGCGCCTCGACCTCGCGCCGCTTCTCTTCCTCGCTCTTGATGTCGATGCGCCACCCGGTCAGCTTGGCTGCCAGACGGACGTTCTGGCCCTTCTTGCCGATCGCGAGCGAGAGCTGCTTGTCCTCGACGACGACTTCCACCACGCGCTCGTGTTCGTCCACGATCGACACGCGCTGCACTTTCGCGGGACTGAGCGCATTGGTGACGAAGCCAACCGCGTCCTCGGACCATTCGACGATATCGATCTTCTCGCCGCGCAACTCGCGGATGATCGACTGTACCCGCGTGCCCTTCATGCCAACGCAGGCGCCCACCGGGTCGACGTCACGCTCGCGAGAGTAGACCGCCACCTTCGCCCGGTCGCCCGCTTCGCGGACAGCACCCTTGATCACCACCGTCGCATCGTAGATTTCCGGCACTTCCTGCTCGAACAGCTTGATGAGCAGCGCCGGATCGGTGCGCGACAGGACGATCTGCGGCCCCTTGGCACTCCGGTTGACGGCCTTGATGACGGCGCGAATCCGGTCGCCCGGGGCATAGCTTTCGGCTCGCGACTGTTCCTTGCGCGGGAGGACGGCCTCGATGCGCCCGAGTTCGAGGATGAGATCGCCGTTCTCGAAGCGCTTGACCGTGCCGTTCACCACGTCGCCGATCCGCTGATTGTACTCGGCGAAGATGTTCTCACGCTCCGCTTCCCGGACCTTCTGGAAGATGACCTGCTTGGCCGTCTGCG is part of the Vicinamibacterales bacterium genome and encodes:
- the nusA gene encoding transcription termination factor NusA yields the protein MSNPTLQQTIEALAKEKGIEPEVIVSAIEEAVKTASRKYYKTNEDLHARFNLDTGQVELFAVKQIVAEVTNPATEVALAEAQQLYGEEAEVGMEIEFPKSTEVLGRIAAQTAKQVIFQKVREAERENIFAEYNQRIGDVVNGTVKRFENGDLILELGRIEAVLPRKEQSRAESYAPGDRIRAVIKAVNRSAKGPQIVLSRTDPALLIKLFEQEVPEIYDATVVIKGAVREAGDRAKVAVYSRERDVDPVGACVGMKGTRVQSIIRELRGEKIDIVEWSEDAVGFVTNALSPAKVQRVSIVDEHERVVEVVVEDKQLSLAIGKKGQNVRLAAKLTGWRIDIKSEEEKRREVEAQLEGLEMPGEEGLEDAVEAAPVLVLPDINDEIVASLREAGYESALMVAEAPIESLMAVPGIDEATAESVLAAARAEVEAAAAAEAEAAAAETEAAAAEAEAGAAEAEAGAAEAEAGPPDAESGEQASPAEDGTEQAIDAPLAEGDQDVQGK